The Anastrepha ludens isolate Willacy chromosome 2, idAnaLude1.1, whole genome shotgun sequence DNA window tatGTGTGTTTTATATCATTGCTACTGTGAGTCATTTTTTAAGCCATAAACAGGTCATAACTGTTCGTTCTTTTATACCCTAAGAAGTGCATTTTATGTCTCTAAATTTTACTATTCAATTAATGTATTGggcaacaaagaaaaacaaaaaacaagaacaaaacaaaaccaaaaacgctGGTAATCAAGCCAtagtacatataatttttttatcttcgaACCAGAAACGACGATAAGTTTGTTGTTTACTGATATCTACAGCCAAATTGACCAAACCTTTAGATAAATATTTCCAAAGTCGCTCAAACTTCTCTATACTCGTTATAGCCATACGCCATGAAGGTATTTGTTTTTATCGGCATTCTTTTGCTAGCCCATACACGGGCCATACTCTTGAAATACCCAAAGGACTATGTAAAAAGTTCGTTCGAGAGTCGTGTCATTGGCGGAGAAAACGCAACGGAGGGCTTTGCGCCCTATCAAATTTCGTTGCAAAGCATTTATGGATATCATTCCTGTGGTGGGGTTATTATTAACAAAGATTGGATAGTAACTGCTGGGCATTGTGTTTATGGGAAGACAGCGGACAGTATAAAGATTGCTACCGGAACTAACGAATGGGAGAAACCGAATGCCACATACTACGTGAAGGCAATTCATGTGCATTGCCGCTACAACACCCCGTCTAGCCACAATGATATTGCCTTATTAAATCTAAATAcatcgattgttttcaatgagAAAACCCAGCCGATAGAACTGCCAACAGAACAGATGACGGAGGGCGATGAGGTCATACTGACGGGCTGGGGCACAACAGAATTGTATGGTGATACTCCGGAAAAGTTGCAAGTGGTGTACCTGAACTATTTGCCGTATAAAAAATGCGCGGAAATGGTTAACTATAACCCTTCTATGGATTATGGACATATGTGCACATACACGAAATATGGCGAGGGTGCATGCCATGGCGACTCTGGGGGACCGCTGGTGAACGACGGAAAATTGGTTGGTGTAGTTAATTGGGGCTACCCTTGTGCCGTAGGCTATCCAGATATGCATGctagtattttcttttatatggatTGGATACGCCGAACACTGAGTGCTTAGTTTAAACTATTTAATGGAagaaaaataactattttttattaaaggccgtgcaataaaaataaaccttttttgttATACAGGAGAAATTGCATTTGCACGCGAAGCAATAGATTTtgctgcatactcagtttttcattttcttaacaatttaatttattgaaggGCTTTAAAATTTCAAGCGAGAAAACGTAAAAGGAGTTGTCCATTGCGTATACTTGATTTCATAGGAAgaaagttcaattttttttgcatttcaataaaACAGCAAGAATTATACGAAAttgaggtatgtatgtattactacatataaatatatactttgaatatatatataatatatatacatatatgtatacatttgttttttttttcaaaatagttcattaggaaattcttattattttattgggctactgcgcactgcgaccaaaaTGGATCTATTGCGCAAAGTCTGCTGAGGTAGCCTgtattttaaggctttttaagAATTTCAGCATCAAGCTGGTGTACCCGTTTTCTGCCTAGTGCAGGACATTTACAAAAGATGTGCtctgaattttcagtgtccatttcacagaatcggcaGATGATGGTCTCAGAGAGGCAAACAAAATGTCTAAGTGGTATCAAAGGCTACAATGGCCTGTAAGGTACCCAGTAAGAAGCCCTAAGTCTACTCTGCTGAGTGAAAGTAGCTTATTAGAAATTCCTCTGTACGGAGGTAGGAATGTTTCGCTTGTCGCTTTTCGCTGACGAATAAAATTTCGCCAGTGTTCAACGAACTTCTCCTCCTACCACCTCCTGAGAAGTTCGTTGATGTGGCTCTTTGTAGGAAATCGCAAGCACATTTAAGATAAATGATGCAAAGCACATAACTTTCTAAATATCAGTAAAACGATGTGCTTATTGTCATATATACACCTGTCTAGGCCCATCAGGGAGGACAGAAATTAAGAGCGTtaggtttaatattttttattactaacaTACAGtgaatataagtacataaaccaattttttggaaaatttaggcTTTTGAAATTCTTACGTCCTTTAAAAAACTCAATTGCCGAGAAAATAAAAAGGTTGAGTATGCACCACTACTCTATGGAACCAATAGTTTTatgtgcatatgaaattttccatgacTAAATTTTATTATCGCACGGTGTTCCTAAATGCGCTGAGATGGgcttaaaagtaaatataaaagaggttgtctgtaaagtcggtttactgacgatagtttaacgtgacaacgtcataagaaaatactgatgtaatgtttgcaattttcaaaacaaaattttaattttatttcgtccccttagtataacaatagcctatgtgctcataggctattattttttttattgaatttttggattctccattgTCGATTTTagatgtggtcaaaattttgtcaaattctagttccacaaagtgggtcaaagcgtcagtcaaaaaataataaatatttacagacataacgagatttgagtgagagctactttcgacaaaaagtttaaaattcattttctcaaaacatcaaaaaatgtataggctattttaatactaaggggacgatttgtttgatagatattttgtatggatatagaggaggtaaatggaatcgcaatggaataggtcaagttacatttacaaaaacgtgaaaaattacgaaacatttatcaaattcatgaaagatatgttcaatctcgattgtgcatcagacgttaataagtaaacaacactaagaggcaaaaTCATCGATTTGACTATTTCAAGATACATCACACTCGAGACACtcgctttcatttcctacttttcctctcatcgtcctattctcaacagagaaatggttcattaccatgcacacaggaagaaggcatatgcagagaacgtaaatgcatatgcagagaacgtaaattcatgaCAACTAAACCATAATACAGCATAATATGGCACAAGAAtcatgaatttacgttctctggcatatgtgaatttatatacacatgcgcatatacatacatatacatacatatatatgctcactcaagtaggacagagccagatgtcgaacgttgccgagcgcgggggccgattgtgctctttgctgttcgttccgcgctctcgcttgcagttcaagcacttagcttacatttgcttgtgtacagaatagattcgtacatttgatatgtccatatgttttttgtatgcatctttacatatagatttattctttttgtttgaaaattgcacgaaattgaatatgtacatacatatgtatatgcatgtttatatgttttGGCATAGGACATTCGTATATTAGaatatgaaaattgcaccaaagtatatgtatgtacgcatgtttatatatgtacatatattggtatacaacatatcttataaggtatgtggtaaatattaccatacatttttaccttcatatataataataataataatcaataagaaggcatatacaaatatgtgaatttatatatgtacatatgcgcatatacatacatatatacgctcacttaagtaggagagagcaagatgtcgaacgttgccgttcgtttgctttgtcgttcgttccgtgctt harbors:
- the LOC128859757 gene encoding chymotrypsin-1-like, which encodes MKVFVFIGILLLAHTRAILLKYPKDYVKSSFESRVIGGENATEGFAPYQISLQSIYGYHSCGGVIINKDWIVTAGHCVYGKTADSIKIATGTNEWEKPNATYYVKAIHVHCRYNTPSSHNDIALLNLNTSIVFNEKTQPIELPTEQMTEGDEVILTGWGTTELYGDTPEKLQVVYLNYLPYKKCAEMVNYNPSMDYGHMCTYTKYGEGACHGDSGGPLVNDGKLVGVVNWGYPCAVGYPDMHASIFFYMDWIRRTLSA